From one Nitrospirota bacterium genomic stretch:
- a CDS encoding sulfite exporter TauE/SafE family protein — protein MHDITANFINLDTITLLYLFGVGFVGGLVSGFIGSGGAFVLTPGMMSLGVPGLVAVASNMCHKFPKALVGAIKRAKYGQVDVKLGIVLGISAEAGVLYGASIQEKIKASFGDAGSNLYVSVAFVVILATVGGFVLRDAWKTYKSGNTHAEEKAGRLARWVQSINIPGTMVYFKSINARVSVLFTIPLGFATGMLAATIAVGGFIGVPSMIYVLGAPSLMASATELVIAFVMGLGGSFKYALHGLVDIRLAMIILAGSLFGIQLGAIGTTYVKPFMIKVVMGLIMVIVLFSRGLMVPVYLSQLGLISKLGDATVKLLKTTSFAIMIFALLLGAFIVLRAMWQGKQAEKLQHAAGALEHGEI, from the coding sequence ATGCATGACATCACTGCCAATTTCATCAATCTCGACACCATTACGCTCCTCTACCTGTTCGGGGTCGGCTTTGTGGGCGGCCTCGTCAGCGGATTCATTGGTTCCGGCGGCGCCTTCGTTCTGACGCCGGGCATGATGAGCCTGGGGGTCCCCGGGCTCGTCGCCGTGGCGAGCAACATGTGCCATAAGTTCCCCAAGGCCCTCGTGGGCGCGATCAAGAGGGCCAAGTACGGCCAGGTCGATGTGAAGCTGGGCATCGTTCTCGGCATCTCGGCCGAAGCGGGCGTGCTCTATGGAGCAAGCATCCAGGAAAAGATCAAGGCCTCCTTCGGCGATGCCGGGTCGAACCTTTACGTCAGCGTTGCCTTCGTCGTGATCCTCGCGACGGTCGGCGGGTTCGTCCTCCGCGACGCCTGGAAGACCTACAAGTCCGGCAACACCCATGCGGAAGAGAAGGCGGGCAGGCTCGCCCGGTGGGTGCAGTCCATCAACATCCCCGGAACCATGGTCTATTTCAAGAGCATCAATGCCCGCGTTTCGGTCCTGTTCACGATCCCCCTCGGTTTTGCGACGGGCATGCTGGCGGCGACCATCGCGGTCGGCGGGTTCATCGGCGTCCCGTCCATGATCTATGTGCTGGGCGCGCCGAGCCTGATGGCTTCGGCCACGGAGCTCGTGATCGCCTTCGTGATGGGCCTCGGCGGCTCCTTCAAGTACGCCCTCCACGGCCTCGTCGACATCCGTCTCGCCATGATCATCCTGGCCGGCTCGCTTTTCGGCATCCAGCTCGGCGCCATCGGGACGACCTATGTGAAGCCCTTCATGATCAAGGTCGTGATGGGCTTGATCATGGTGATCGTGCTCTTCAGCCGCGGTTTGATGGTACCGGTCTATCTCTCCCAGCTCGGGCTGATCTCCAAGCTCGGCGACGCCACGGTCAAGTTGCTGAAGACGACCAGCTTTGCTATAATGATCTTCGCATTGCTGCTCGGCGCCTTCATCGTCCTTCGTGCGATGTGGCAGGGCAAACAGGCCGAGAAACTGCAGCATGCTGCGGGGGCCCTGGAGCATGGGGAAATATAA
- a CDS encoding universal stress protein, with amino-acid sequence MYSSIVVGYDESASSKAALKEASLRVKQHGGKLCLVHAVYFDQEEFAILPEQVDKRFAFGTQVCMTAKKNLQDEFGLNGSVESYVCQGEPPEVILETARGKNADLIALGTYGRKGLRRLLMGSVTSQIILNASCDVLVVKKDCTRCSGTYSSLLVPFDGSASSRKALIRAGELAKEDGGEVSVLYVIPRYEEMMDFFKTESISKSLYQEAEKIASVAKKLAADIGVPIKAVVQEGHAGDKIVEMAERLKSDLIVMGTHGWRGVNKAIMGSTADRTIAHASCPILIVK; translated from the coding sequence ATGTATAGCTCGATTGTCGTCGGATATGATGAATCAGCATCGAGTAAAGCGGCGCTGAAAGAGGCTTCGCTCCGGGTGAAGCAGCACGGCGGAAAGCTCTGCCTGGTCCACGCGGTCTATTTCGATCAGGAGGAGTTCGCTATCCTTCCCGAGCAGGTGGACAAGCGGTTCGCATTCGGCACGCAGGTCTGCATGACCGCGAAGAAGAACCTGCAGGACGAATTCGGTCTGAACGGGAGCGTCGAGTCCTACGTCTGCCAGGGCGAGCCGCCCGAGGTGATCCTGGAAACGGCGCGGGGAAAGAACGCCGACCTCATCGCGCTCGGCACCTACGGAAGGAAGGGGCTCAGACGGCTTCTGATGGGCAGCGTGACTTCCCAGATCATCCTGAACGCCTCCTGCGACGTGCTGGTCGTGAAAAAGGACTGCACCCGGTGCTCGGGAACGTACTCCTCCCTGCTGGTGCCTTTTGACGGGTCGGCTTCGAGCAGGAAAGCGCTGATCCGGGCCGGCGAACTCGCAAAGGAGGATGGTGGCGAGGTATCCGTCCTGTACGTCATCCCGCGGTACGAGGAGATGATGGACTTCTTCAAGACCGAGTCGATCAGCAAGAGCCTGTATCAGGAGGCCGAGAAGATCGCGTCGGTCGCGAAAAAGCTGGCAGCCGACATCGGCGTCCCGATCAAGGCAGTCGTCCAGGAAGGGCACGCGGGAGACAAGATCGTCGAGATGGCCGAACGGCTGAAGAGCGACCTCATCGTCATGGGGACCCACGGCTGGCGCGGCGTGAACAAGGCGATCATGGGAAGCACCGCGGACCGCACGATCGCCCATGCATCGTGCCCGATCCTGATCGTGAAGTAA
- a CDS encoding diguanylate cyclase — MKDRRQVVLLSLAAVFFLWTVQSAVDAFIFHKSGFLSLLLFDVSLHTVYSRVLMLAGLAVYGIVITEIRDMTERSRTEEESRMHHEQMEKKILERTEELHAINELLQKEIQDRTRTEEELCRSETFLDTIFDSFHDPFCIVDREYRIVKFNGAYARTKDKQPQELLGKTCYEVLYKKSGTCEECVVQKTFLSANPCVKEKMVAAPGMTDAWIEICTYPIFDRDGRVSHVIQYSRDITERKRAEEEKRLLIVNLNRLSTTDSLTGLLNRRALSDALQSEIERAQRYGNDLSLILCDIDRFKKINDTHGHATGDGALQAVAASLKRWLRKTDILGRYGGDEFMIILPETAPAGARQIAEKIRSAAAEIALNASGKSLGISLSIGVASCCTAVDTMDSLVKLADAALYKSKHRGRNRVSSARA; from the coding sequence ATGAAAGACAGACGCCAAGTCGTTCTTCTCTCCCTCGCAGCCGTCTTTTTCCTCTGGACCGTCCAATCCGCCGTTGATGCCTTCATATTTCATAAGAGTGGATTTCTGAGCCTGCTGCTTTTTGACGTTTCCCTGCACACGGTATATTCCCGCGTGCTCATGCTGGCGGGTCTCGCTGTGTACGGCATCGTGATCACCGAGATCCGAGACATGACTGAGCGCAGTCGGACGGAAGAGGAATCGCGAATGCATCACGAGCAGATGGAGAAAAAAATACTGGAACGGACCGAGGAATTGCATGCCATCAATGAGCTCCTGCAGAAGGAGATCCAGGATCGGACGCGGACCGAGGAGGAACTCTGCCGCTCGGAAACTTTTCTGGACACCATCTTCGACAGTTTCCACGACCCTTTCTGCATTGTGGACAGGGAGTACCGCATCGTCAAATTCAATGGTGCCTATGCGCGGACCAAGGACAAACAGCCCCAGGAGCTTTTAGGGAAGACGTGCTATGAAGTGCTGTACAAAAAAAGCGGCACCTGCGAAGAATGCGTGGTTCAGAAGACATTCCTGTCCGCGAACCCTTGCGTCAAAGAGAAGATGGTCGCCGCACCGGGCATGACGGACGCGTGGATCGAGATCTGCACCTATCCGATATTCGACCGCGACGGGCGGGTATCGCATGTCATCCAATATTCCCGGGACATCACGGAACGAAAAAGGGCGGAGGAAGAGAAGAGACTGCTGATCGTGAACCTGAACCGCCTGTCGACGACTGACAGCCTGACTGGCCTCCTGAACCGCCGGGCGCTCAGCGATGCCCTCCAATCCGAGATCGAACGTGCGCAGCGGTACGGTAATGATCTGTCCCTGATCCTCTGCGATATCGACAGGTTCAAGAAGATCAACGACACGCACGGCCATGCCACGGGCGATGGAGCGCTCCAGGCAGTTGCGGCTTCACTGAAACGGTGGCTCCGGAAGACGGACATCCTGGGACGTTACGGGGGAGACGAGTTCATGATCATCCTGCCCGAGACCGCACCTGCAGGCGCCAGGCAGATTGCGGAGAAGATCCGCTCCGCTGCCGCTGAGATCGCGCTGAACGCGTCAGGGAAATCGCTCGGCATATCGCTCAGCATCGGCGTCGCCAGCTGCTGCACGGCCGTCGATACGATGGACAGCCTCGTAAAGCTCGCCGATGCAGCTCTGTACAAATCCAAACACCGGGGAAGAAACAGGGTGTCCTCAGCGAGGGCATAG
- a CDS encoding sigma-54 dependent transcriptional regulator, whose translation MAFKILIAEDEDITLKHLLNALQKEGYQAIGTQNGADALQRIEKDHFDLLIADIKMPGMTGIELLERIRERQIESEVIIITGFGSIGSVVDAMKKGAYDYVTKPFNLDELLLKVRKILDQRALRKENVALKAYADQDKKVSIIAKSEPMNNILSVIEGMKDSDCNVLLTGETGVGKSLLAKIIHFTSRRQGMPFLSINCATLTEELLASELFGHEKGAFTGAVKTKQGLVEIADTGTLFLDEIAELAPNLQAKLLKVIEEGEFYRVGGTRPIRVDVRFIAATNQNVRTVIAEGRFREDLYYRLNIMEIFTPPLRDRRDDIVPLCTYFLEKHLPRSRRKIAGFTKEAMQVLLHYSFPGNVRELENIIERAIILEKGTLITPESLPQTIKMFQIETIEPDKIKTIDELNREYAGKVVELFGGNRSRAAEVLGISRTSLWRILKDENGDQDS comes from the coding sequence ATGGCATTCAAGATATTGATCGCGGAAGACGAAGACATCACTCTGAAGCACCTGCTGAACGCGCTCCAGAAGGAGGGCTACCAGGCAATTGGCACGCAGAACGGCGCGGACGCGCTGCAGAGGATCGAAAAGGACCATTTTGATCTTCTGATAGCCGACATCAAGATGCCGGGTATGACGGGGATCGAGCTGCTCGAGCGGATCCGGGAGCGGCAGATCGAATCCGAGGTGATCATCATCACCGGCTTCGGCAGCATCGGCTCCGTGGTCGACGCCATGAAAAAGGGCGCCTACGATTACGTCACCAAGCCCTTCAATCTGGATGAGCTGCTGCTCAAGGTCAGGAAGATCCTCGACCAGCGTGCGCTCAGGAAGGAGAACGTCGCGCTCAAGGCGTACGCGGACCAGGATAAGAAGGTATCGATCATCGCCAAGAGCGAACCCATGAACAACATCCTGTCCGTGATCGAAGGCATGAAGGACTCCGACTGCAACGTGCTCCTGACGGGCGAGACCGGCGTCGGCAAGAGCCTCCTCGCCAAGATCATCCACTTTACGAGCCGGCGCCAGGGCATGCCTTTCCTGTCCATCAACTGCGCGACCCTGACCGAGGAACTGCTCGCGAGCGAACTCTTCGGGCACGAGAAGGGCGCCTTCACCGGCGCGGTCAAGACCAAGCAGGGGCTGGTGGAGATAGCCGACACGGGGACACTGTTCCTCGACGAAATCGCCGAGTTGGCCCCGAATCTCCAGGCCAAACTGCTCAAGGTGATCGAAGAGGGGGAGTTCTACCGCGTGGGCGGAACGCGGCCGATCAGGGTCGACGTGCGCTTCATCGCCGCCACGAACCAGAACGTGCGTACGGTCATCGCGGAGGGCAGGTTTCGCGAGGATCTCTATTACCGGCTGAACATCATGGAAATATTCACGCCGCCCCTCCGGGACCGGCGCGACGACATCGTCCCGCTCTGCACTTATTTCCTCGAGAAGCACCTGCCGCGGTCGCGCAGGAAGATCGCAGGGTTCACGAAAGAGGCGATGCAGGTGCTGCTGCACTACAGCTTCCCGGGGAACGTCCGCGAGCTCGAGAACATCATCGAGCGCGCCATCATCCTCGAAAAGGGGACGCTGATCACTCCCGAGAGCCTGCCCCAGACGATCAAGATGTTCCAGATCGAAACGATCGAGCCTGACAAGATCAAGACCATCGATGAACTGAACAGGGAATATGCCGGGAAGGTCGTTGAACTGTTCGGCGGCAACAGATCCCGGGCGGCGGAGGTGCTCGGCATTTCGAGGACGAGCCTGTGGAGGATATTGAAGGATGAAAACGGCGACCAGGACAGCTGA
- a CDS encoding DUF202 domain-containing protein, which translates to MTKFNRLVMRGFLGAAELETLHREASEAGVSVEELLVRKGVPKHEVLFCLSEYYGLPFVEYDESVVASYFVVLRLDLEHQKKALWFPLSVRENRAEVVACRPEDPEVAEDIKKTLGVDRIDFRVALAADLIRIIEHNFDVNPNFSISGGRTPLARVRTLFAYRRSTYAHYRTLFAKGRTGLAFIRTGVAFIVIALLFLRMLGANWYVILETPLLVAGIVMVYDGIKWYLPSRGIAGKPIDATRTPASWGSRVLRDDLSSGHALFSRTGEMQGATELRADWENLSPVMRRRYLASDRTDMAEERTSLAGHRTKLAKARTGLAFTRTGIAFTGLGIGLMRQFQTSGWTVFDVSLVIAGVLMSAEGLHWYFGGRMAGIEGYRSVLNVLDKDTIWDLTFPPGHKRSGSKKDRNGPPVTATQLPGIWATTGVALERTVLADRRGVMARLRTVMAVARTGLAYVRTGMSITSVGAGLMAYFGTASPGWTIFNTLLIVVGLVLIADGYRWILPAERMRKQFPYCYGDMEITVPDYGKPAFSWRTIIFNHYDE; encoded by the coding sequence ATGACAAAATTCAATCGCCTGGTGATGCGCGGCTTCCTTGGCGCTGCCGAGCTTGAGACTCTGCACCGGGAGGCGAGCGAAGCGGGCGTCTCTGTGGAAGAGCTGCTGGTCCGGAAGGGTGTGCCTAAACACGAGGTCCTCTTCTGCCTCTCCGAGTATTACGGCCTTCCCTTCGTGGAATACGATGAAAGCGTTGTCGCGTCCTATTTTGTCGTCCTGCGACTCGACCTTGAGCATCAAAAGAAGGCGCTCTGGTTCCCCCTTTCCGTTCGAGAGAACCGGGCCGAGGTCGTCGCCTGCCGCCCCGAAGATCCGGAGGTGGCGGAGGACATCAAGAAGACGCTGGGTGTCGATCGGATCGATTTCCGGGTCGCCCTGGCAGCCGACCTCATCCGCATTATCGAGCACAATTTCGACGTGAACCCCAATTTCAGCATCTCGGGCGGACGGACGCCGCTTGCGCGCGTACGGACCCTCTTCGCCTACCGGCGGTCGACATATGCGCATTACCGTACGCTGTTCGCGAAGGGCAGAACCGGTCTGGCTTTTATCAGGACCGGCGTCGCCTTCATCGTCATCGCCCTCCTTTTCTTGCGTATGCTCGGCGCTAACTGGTACGTTATATTGGAAACACCGCTCCTGGTCGCCGGGATCGTCATGGTTTATGACGGGATCAAATGGTATCTGCCCTCGAGAGGGATCGCCGGCAAGCCGATCGACGCGACCCGCACGCCGGCGAGTTGGGGCTCCCGCGTTCTGCGTGACGATTTGAGCAGCGGACACGCTCTTTTCAGCCGCACGGGAGAGATGCAGGGAGCGACGGAGCTCCGGGCCGACTGGGAGAACCTGTCACCGGTCATGAGACGGAGATATCTGGCAAGCGACCGGACCGACATGGCGGAGGAGCGGACCTCGCTGGCCGGCCACCGTACAAAGCTTGCCAAGGCAAGAACGGGACTGGCATTTACCAGGACCGGCATTGCCTTCACCGGTCTTGGCATCGGGTTGATGAGGCAATTTCAAACAAGCGGGTGGACGGTCTTCGACGTTTCCCTCGTCATCGCCGGTGTCCTAATGTCCGCGGAGGGTCTCCACTGGTATTTCGGCGGCAGAATGGCGGGGATCGAAGGATACCGGTCCGTTCTCAACGTGCTCGATAAGGATACCATCTGGGACCTGACGTTTCCTCCCGGTCACAAACGCTCGGGTTCGAAGAAAGACAGGAACGGGCCGCCGGTCACGGCAACCCAGCTGCCCGGCATCTGGGCCACGACAGGAGTCGCCCTCGAACGCACGGTGCTCGCCGACCGCCGGGGCGTCATGGCCAGACTCCGCACCGTCATGGCAGTCGCGCGGACGGGTCTGGCCTACGTCAGGACAGGCATGAGCATCACTTCCGTGGGCGCGGGCCTTATGGCCTATTTCGGCACGGCTTCCCCGGGCTGGACGATCTTTAACACGCTGCTCATCGTCGTCGGTCTTGTGCTCATCGCTGACGGATATCGCTGGATTCTGCCCGCCGAACGCATGAGGAAACAATTCCCCTATTGTTACGGAGACATGGAGATAACCGTTCCCGATTACGGCAAGCCGGCCTTTTCCTGGAGGACGATTATTTTTAATCACTATGACGAATGA
- a CDS encoding TIGR02186 family protein has translation MKPNFKFIIAALFAICMLQLGITHDAFAMLTAKANHDHITIDFFYHGSTVSVRGESDPNVDLVIKMTSPEGHQVLKQKGKVAGVLWMNVGQLKFEQTPNFYAVYSTRKLDDMLSKEEQEKHVIGYPALEKHVEVTPVTNEEEKAKWFDEFVKFKEDSKVYTSAFGGITTKTTAAGRQEYYILTDWPYQAAPGDYLVTVYAVKNGSVVEQAESKVNVEQVGTVKMLANMAKDSGAVYGFLSIGIALTAGFGVGMIFRKGGGSH, from the coding sequence ATGAAACCGAATTTCAAATTTATCATAGCAGCTTTATTTGCAATCTGTATGCTGCAACTCGGCATTACCCATGACGCTTTCGCCATGCTTACGGCAAAGGCGAACCATGACCACATCACGATCGACTTCTTCTATCACGGCAGCACGGTGAGCGTACGGGGCGAGTCGGACCCCAATGTCGACCTGGTCATCAAGATGACCTCCCCCGAAGGCCATCAGGTCCTGAAGCAGAAGGGCAAGGTCGCCGGGGTACTGTGGATGAACGTGGGGCAGCTCAAGTTCGAGCAGACGCCTAATTTTTACGCCGTGTACAGCACCAGGAAGCTCGACGATATGCTCAGCAAGGAAGAGCAGGAAAAACATGTCATCGGTTATCCCGCGCTCGAAAAACATGTGGAGGTGACCCCGGTCACCAATGAAGAAGAGAAGGCCAAGTGGTTCGATGAATTCGTCAAGTTCAAGGAGGACTCCAAGGTCTATACCTCCGCGTTCGGCGGGATCACGACCAAGACAACGGCTGCCGGCAGGCAGGAGTACTACATCCTGACGGACTGGCCCTATCAGGCGGCGCCCGGCGATTACCTCGTCACGGTCTATGCCGTGAAGAACGGCAGCGTGGTGGAGCAGGCGGAGTCGAAGGTCAATGTGGAGCAGGTGGGCACGGTCAAAATGCTGGCGAACATGGCCAAGGACAGCGGCGCCGTCTATGGCTTCCTTTCGATCGGGATCGCGCTGACGGCGGGTTTCGGTGTCGGCATGATCTTCAGAAAGGGCGGAGGCTCTCACTGA
- a CDS encoding universal stress protein, with protein MGKYKKILVAVDGSESSRNALLQAFRFAVDEKCWITVTSVVPPYDGEIETIGVKDIRAALRKPCEDALRDARKFAEQERALIKTVCEEGDAHERIVDLADAENCDLIIMGRRGLRPVERMLVGRVTARVIGHSQRDVLVVPNGTKVGWKTIVMATDGSKYSDLAAKRAIAFAQSYGGELKVLSVVDVPTEFYAEAPQAVEDLIRKAKGFVAEVKSQSEAAGVRAETFVGEAEAHQAVNNLAQEQKADMIVIGSHGRTGLRRLLMGSVAEKVIGYATCPVLVVKS; from the coding sequence ATGGGGAAATATAAAAAGATCCTTGTTGCTGTCGATGGTTCTGAATCAAGCCGGAACGCGCTTCTGCAGGCGTTCCGGTTTGCTGTTGATGAGAAGTGCTGGATAACCGTCACGTCCGTGGTGCCTCCCTACGACGGCGAGATCGAGACCATTGGCGTCAAGGACATCAGGGCCGCCCTGAGAAAGCCCTGTGAGGATGCCCTGCGTGACGCACGGAAATTCGCCGAGCAGGAGCGGGCGCTGATCAAAACGGTCTGCGAGGAGGGCGATGCCCACGAGCGGATCGTGGACCTGGCCGATGCCGAGAACTGCGACCTGATCATCATGGGAAGACGCGGCCTCCGTCCCGTCGAGCGCATGCTCGTCGGGCGGGTGACGGCCCGCGTCATCGGCCATTCTCAGCGGGACGTGCTGGTCGTGCCGAACGGGACGAAGGTCGGCTGGAAGACCATCGTTATGGCCACGGACGGGTCGAAGTACAGCGACCTTGCCGCGAAGCGGGCCATAGCGTTCGCTCAATCCTACGGCGGTGAGCTGAAGGTCCTCTCCGTCGTGGATGTTCCCACCGAATTTTATGCGGAGGCTCCGCAGGCGGTCGAGGACCTGATCAGGAAGGCGAAGGGGTTCGTGGCCGAGGTAAAGAGCCAGTCCGAGGCCGCCGGTGTCAGGGCCGAAACTTTCGTGGGCGAGGCCGAGGCCCACCAGGCGGTGAACAACCTGGCCCAGGAGCAGAAGGCCGATATGATCGTCATCGGCTCCCACGGCCGCACGGGGCTGAGACGTCTTTTGATGGGAAGCGTGGCGGAAAAGGTGATCGGCTATGCGACCTGCCCGGTGCTCGTCGTCAAGTCCTGA
- a CDS encoding sulfite exporter TauE/SafE family protein, with amino-acid sequence MYLYLPVALTSINILIPVGLGLAVGLLSGLFGVGGGFLMTPLLIMFGIPSTVAAATDSNQIVAASTSGTYAHWKVGNVDFKMGLYLLVGGFAGGIVGVQAIKLLHAMGNADFVIKMTYVFMLGIVGVYMFIESLQSMKKKKDTAAADEKEETESAVGRFLKSLPFQTRFEKSGITHSILVPIVLGGFVGVLAAIMGVGGGFLMVPIMVYILRMPMHVVVGTSLFQILFTCIEVTFLQAYTNHSVDFVLAVLLLLGSTVGAQVGAVFGRKLKAEQLKILLAGIVLAVTVKIVFELTLAPSLLLSQAGGH; translated from the coding sequence ATGTACCTGTACCTACCTGTGGCACTGACCAGCATCAATATCCTGATCCCTGTCGGGCTCGGGCTCGCTGTGGGCCTGCTTTCCGGCCTATTCGGCGTGGGCGGCGGATTCCTCATGACGCCGCTCCTCATCATGTTCGGTATTCCTTCGACGGTGGCGGCGGCGACCGATTCGAACCAGATCGTGGCGGCCTCGACGTCCGGCACGTACGCGCATTGGAAGGTCGGCAACGTGGACTTCAAAATGGGATTGTACCTCCTGGTGGGCGGCTTCGCCGGAGGGATCGTCGGCGTGCAGGCGATCAAGCTGCTCCACGCCATGGGCAACGCCGATTTCGTCATCAAGATGACATACGTGTTCATGCTCGGCATCGTGGGCGTGTACATGTTCATCGAAAGCCTGCAGAGCATGAAAAAGAAAAAGGATACCGCTGCAGCGGATGAGAAGGAAGAGACCGAGTCCGCCGTGGGCAGGTTCCTCAAGTCCCTGCCCTTTCAGACACGCTTTGAAAAATCTGGCATCACCCATTCGATCCTCGTCCCGATCGTCCTGGGCGGTTTCGTGGGCGTGCTCGCCGCGATCATGGGGGTGGGCGGCGGGTTCCTGATGGTGCCGATCATGGTCTACATCCTCCGGATGCCGATGCACGTCGTGGTCGGAACGAGCCTGTTCCAGATCCTGTTCACCTGCATCGAGGTCACCTTCCTTCAGGCCTATACGAACCACAGCGTGGACTTCGTCCTCGCCGTGCTCCTGCTCCTGGGCTCCACGGTCGGCGCGCAGGTCGGCGCCGTCTTCGGCAGGAAGCTGAAAGCCGAGCAGCTCAAGATCCTCCTGGCGGGGATCGTGCTCGCCGTGACCGTCAAGATCGTGTTTGAACTAACGCTTGCACCTTCGTTACTACTTTCACAGGCAGGGGGACACTAA
- a CDS encoding ATP-binding protein, with amino-acid sequence MSLKKKIAISFLTSSAIIAILAAFEYLSFTEIKREIRYLEITDTISRKSLQLRRHEKNYFLYSPRQADEESAAVRAYLAELKVLLMQNPEIDQADKLSLRSSIGEYERHFNTIEGSAKRLTDLFAGTRAANRSDARFLALVESTFLEQPSRAAGFLEKIFSLPRGHALVTGLQELDAEIMALRKTGEDILVISKDLDKIAREKTETVIRVSQVAILIFFPVFFIVGIGMLFFISTNVVRRLRLLISVVERTGRGSYPHLTEPGSPRTEHDEVGVLIGKFNDMEDQLAQRETELDRKNRELMQTRKLAAIGTLASGIAHELNNPLNNIYLSAQILQKEAGDASSGELKEAVVDIVGQTERVKRIVGDLLEFARGREPQFREVELTGLIRDAFRHIGSSRDLARIRFSLEAQPPQIVVSADPVQLEQVFTNLFLNAVDAMQGQGELAAWVEKSGETVVLRVSDTGSGIARESADKIFEPFFTTKDKGTGLGLAIVYNIVKKHYGDIVVESEEGKGTTFTITLPAEKI; translated from the coding sequence ATGTCGCTCAAGAAAAAGATCGCAATCAGCTTTCTTACCAGCTCTGCCATCATCGCTATCCTCGCGGCATTCGAATATTTGAGCTTCACCGAGATCAAGCGCGAGATCCGGTATCTCGAGATCACGGATACGATCAGCCGCAAGTCGCTTCAGCTCAGACGGCACGAAAAGAATTATTTCCTGTACAGCCCGCGGCAGGCCGACGAGGAGTCCGCGGCGGTCCGGGCGTACCTGGCCGAATTGAAAGTCCTGCTGATGCAGAACCCGGAGATCGACCAGGCGGACAAGCTGTCCCTGCGGAGCAGCATCGGCGAATATGAGCGGCACTTCAATACCATCGAAGGATCGGCAAAACGTCTCACCGATCTCTTTGCCGGTACGAGAGCGGCGAATCGGAGCGATGCCCGGTTTCTCGCCCTCGTGGAATCCACGTTCCTTGAGCAGCCGTCGCGGGCCGCCGGTTTCCTTGAAAAGATTTTTTCGCTTCCCCGGGGTCACGCGCTGGTCACCGGCCTCCAAGAGCTCGATGCCGAGATAATGGCGCTCCGGAAGACCGGGGAGGACATCCTGGTCATCTCAAAGGACCTGGATAAGATCGCGCGGGAAAAGACCGAGACCGTGATCCGCGTCTCGCAAGTCGCTATCCTGATCTTCTTTCCCGTGTTCTTCATTGTCGGCATAGGCATGCTGTTTTTCATCAGCACGAATGTCGTGAGGAGGCTGAGGCTCCTGATCAGCGTCGTGGAGAGGACCGGGCGGGGATCCTATCCTCACTTGACGGAACCCGGTTCCCCCCGCACGGAGCATGATGAGGTGGGTGTGCTGATCGGGAAGTTCAATGACATGGAGGATCAGCTTGCGCAGCGCGAGACCGAGCTCGATCGCAAGAACAGGGAGCTCATGCAGACCAGGAAGCTCGCCGCCATCGGCACGCTCGCGTCGGGCATCGCGCATGAGCTCAACAACCCCCTGAACAACATCTATCTCTCCGCTCAGATCCTGCAGAAGGAGGCCGGTGATGCCAGCTCCGGCGAACTGAAGGAGGCGGTTGTCGATATCGTGGGACAGACGGAGCGGGTGAAGCGGATCGTTGGAGACCTCCTCGAGTTCGCGCGCGGCAGGGAGCCCCAGTTCCGCGAGGTAGAGCTGACGGGGCTGATCAGGGACGCCTTCCGGCATATCGGCAGCAGCCGCGATCTCGCCAGAATACGGTTCTCGCTGGAGGCCCAGCCGCCGCAGATCGTGGTGTCGGCCGACCCGGTCCAGTTGGAGCAGGTATTCACGAATCTTTTTCTGAACGCCGTCGACGCCATGCAGGGGCAGGGCGAGCTTGCAGCGTGGGTGGAAAAATCCGGTGAAACCGTGGTGTTGCGGGTCAGCGATACCGGCAGCGGTATCGCCCGGGAATCCGCGGACAAGATCTTCGAACCCTTTTTCACGACCAAGGACAAGGGCACCGGTCTTGGACTTGCCATCGTCTATAATATCGTTAAGAAGCATTACGGCGATATCGTCGTGGAGAGCGAAGAGGGGAAGGGGACAACGTTCACGATCACGCTGCCGGCGGAAAAGATATAA
- a CDS encoding universal stress protein, which produces MKGYRKVLIALNGHKQVLEQGIRLARDEKTWITVVKVVQPFDGDLNLTGIKNLQDVLDDGGSEAARQIKSIAEREGALIKTRLEQGDVPQRIVEVAEEERCDLIIMGSKKKKGLFSRLFGDHVVEKVIDRAPCPVFVVGV; this is translated from the coding sequence ATGAAAGGTTATCGGAAGGTCCTGATCGCATTGAACGGACACAAGCAGGTCCTCGAACAGGGGATTAGGCTCGCCCGGGACGAAAAGACCTGGATCACCGTGGTCAAGGTCGTCCAGCCCTTTGACGGCGACCTCAACCTGACCGGCATCAAGAACCTGCAAGACGTGCTTGATGACGGCGGTTCGGAGGCCGCCAGGCAGATCAAGAGCATCGCCGAGCGGGAGGGCGCGCTCATCAAGACCCGCCTGGAGCAGGGCGACGTACCGCAGCGCATCGTTGAGGTGGCCGAAGAGGAAAGGTGCGACCTCATCATCATGGGTTCGAAAAAGAAGAAGGGGCTCTTCAGCCGGCTCTTCGGCGACCATGTCGTCGAGAAGGTGATTGACCGCGCTCCCTGCCCCGTGTTTGTCGTGGGAGTGTAG